DNA from Krasilnikovia cinnamomea:
TAGCTTCCCGGACGTCACCGGTGCGCCTGAGCATGTCGATCCAGCACAGCCGGGCACGCATGAGCAGGGCCTCGTTGCCCAGAGCGTCAGCCCGCCGTTCGAGTTCCACCGCGGCGGCGTACCCGGCGGCGGCATCCACGGCGACCCGGTCCTCCAGTGCCAGCAGGGCAGCCGACACCTGTTCGACGCCAGCCCCACTGCTGTCCACCCCGTACTGGTTCACCCCCGTCTGATCGGCGGTGAGCCCACGATGGGCGCCCCCTGGTGAGCTACCCCACAGCAACGTAACGGTTGACTACGCAGGGTAGTCATGCTCGCCTCGGCCGGCGGAACACCGCCCGGCCCGCGTGCAGGCCGACGAAGACACGATCGGGAGCGGAACCATCACACGGCTCGCAACGGAGCGGATCAAGCGTCGCCGCGCCGGGGCGTTTCGGCGCGTACGGCGTCGCGGTGCTGCCGCAATGAGGTGCTCATGGCCGCCATGAAGCGGTGGACGGTCTCCAGTTCGTCGTCGGTGAAGTCCGCCATCACCGCGTCGGTCCGCTGCCCGAGCGGCCGGAAGAACTCCATGGCGATGGCGGCGCCCTGTTCCCCGTAGTGCAGCAGAACCTTTCGCCGGTCGGCGGTGTCGCGGTCGCGGCGGATGTGGCCAGCGCGTTCCAGCCGGTCGATCAGTGCCGTCACGGAGCTCGAGGAGAGGCTGAGCTGTTCGCCGAGGCGGCCGGGGGTGATCGGAGCGTTCTGCAGCTCGGCGTCCATGACCGCGATCAGGGCCTGCAGATCGGTCGGCCCCAGTCCGTGCAGGCCGGCGAAGGCGTGGCCGACGTGCTGGGCGTCCGCCGCGTACCGCCGCAGGTCGTTGGTGATCTCGGCGATCAGCTGGTCGCGGCGTGTGTCCCGCCGCCGGTACATGCCGTGCGCTGCCACGTTCCGCCGCTTCTCCTCCCCGCCGGGTTGCAGCATACCTCAACAGCCGATAATCTCGATAGCCGAGATATACCACCGACGAGACTTCCCGCGCGTAAGCATCCCAGGTGAGGCAACGATGTCCCTCTTCACCCACGTCGCCCGCGGCCGGCTGGCCGCCTGGCTCACCGTGGTCGCCGCGATCATCCTCGGCGCCGCCGTCTTCGGACTCCCACAGCCCAGCAACCCCGCCCCCGTGTCATCGACCGGCTTGTCGGCGCAGTGGCAGTCCACCCAGGTGGAGCGGCTGCAAAAGCAGTTGCCGTCACGTGACGTCCAGCCGGCCCTCGTCGTCGCCGAGCGGGCGGACGGTCGGCCGCTCACCCCGGCCGACCGGGAGGCACTGGCCGCGAAGTCCGGAGCCCTGAGCCGGTTCGCGGTCAGCGGTCAGGTGGCACCGCCGCAGCTCTCCCCGGACGGGACGGTCGCCCTGATCGCCGTGCCGCTGTCCACCGCCGGCGGGCAGCAACAGGTCAGCGACACGATCGGCCAGCTGCGCGCGGCGCTGGGCGACACCGCGGCGGGTCTGACCGTCCAGGTCACCGGGGGACCGGCGTTCACCGCGGACCTGAGCAAGGTCTTCGAGGGTGCGGACGTCACACTGCTGGCCGTGACCGCCGGCGTGGTGGCGCTGCTGCTCCTGCTCACCTACCGCAGCCCGTTCCTGTGGATCGTCCCGCTGCTGGTCGTCGCGGCGACCGAGCAGCTGACCCTGCGTGCGGTCGACACGATCGTGCCCGCCCTCGGCATCAACCTTCAGGAGGGAGCAGTCACCGGCATCGCCAGCGTTCTCGTCTTCGGCGCGGCCACCGACTACGCCCTGCTGCTCATCGCCCGCTACCGGGAGGAACTGCGGCGGGTCCCGGACCGCTTCGTCGCAATGCGCGCCGCGCTGCGCCGAACCGCGGAACCCATCCTGGCCAGCGGATTCACCGTGGTTCTCGGCGTCCTCACGCTGTTGCTGTCGGAGCAGGAGAACAACCGGGCGCTCGCAGTCGCATGCGCGACCGGCGTCTTGTTCGCGATGCTGTCGGCCCTGCTGGTCCTCCCGGCCGCACTCCTGATCTTCGGTCGAGGCCTCTTCTGGCCCTTCATCCCCCGCGTAGGCAGCGCAGCCCGAGAGGGGCGGCTGTGGGGCCGGCTCGGTGCGTTCGTCGTCCGCCGGCCGGTGCCCGTCGCAACCCTGGCGACGCTGCTGCTGGCCGGCCTCGCCCTCGGCGGGCTGGGCATCCGCACCGGCCTTTCGGAGACCGAACAGTTCCGCGTCGAGCCGGAGGCGGTCGCCGGGGCGCGGACCCTGGCCAAGGCGTTTCCCGCCGGGACCACGCAGCCGGTAGCCGTGCTCACCAACCCGTCAGCGGCCGGCGCGGTCGCCCGCGCCGCCGCCGCGGTCCCCGGCGTCGCATCGGCGCGGCCCGGCAGCAGCGCCACCGCCGTGGCCCAGGTCGACGTGGTGCTGGAGGCCGAGCCGGGCACGGCCGCGTCCGACCGGGCCGTCGACGCGCTACGCGACGCGGTCGCCGCGGTGCCCGCCTCGGCGCCACCTGCCGTCGACGGCGCGGCTCCGCTGCGCGGGGCGGTGGTGGGTGGCAGCGTCGCCGCCACCTACGACACCGCCGAGGCGAACGAGAAGGACCTGCGACTGATCCTGCCCATCATCCTGTTGTTGGTGGCCGCCGTGCTGGTACTGCTCCTGCGCGGTCTGCTCGCACCGGCGCTGCTCGTGCTCACGGTCATCGCGTCGTTCTTCGCCAGTCTCGGGGCGGCGTGGCTGCTCTTCGACCACGTGCTCGGCTTTCCCGCCCTGGACAGCGGCGTCATCCTGCTCGCGTTCGTGTTCCTCGTCGCGCTCGGCGTCGACTACAACATCTTCCTCGTCACGCGGGCCCGTGAGGACGCCCGCCGTACGGGCACCCGCGACGGGATGCTCTCCGCCCTGCGCGTCACCGGCGGGGTCATCACCAGCGCCGGCGTCCTGCTCGCCGCAGTCTTCGCCGTCCTGGGCGTACTGCCTCTGATCGTGCTGACCCAGATCGGCGTCATCGTCTGCATCGGCGTGCTGCTCGACACGCTTCTCGTGCGGACCGTCCTTGTGCCGGCGCTGGCATTCCTGCTCGGCGACCGATTCTGGTGGCCTAACCGCCTCCGACCGCACGCCCACGCGCAGAATCCGGCAGCACCCGAGCCGGTCCTCTCGCGTCGATCTTGACACCCGGGTAGTGGGAGCGGGCGCGCCGCCTATCCCGCGGGTATCCCGACACAGTGCCGGGCCCGGGGCGGTCACGCGCTGCGTGACCGCCCCGGGCCGGGTTCCTTCTGCCGGAGCTACTGGGCGCAGATCAGGTACAGCGATGCGGTCCACGATCGGCTGGAGCCGTTGCGGTCGTGGCGGGCGTCGATGTCGCCGCCGGTGAGCAGGGACCGGGTATGCGGGACGAGGCGGTCGAGGTAGGCCTGGCCGCCAGCGCCGTCCAGCCCGCCCGCGGCGCTGATCGCCCGGGTACCGGTGGGGCATTCCTTGGTGACGGCCTTGTCGGCGGTGCTGCTCGCACTGATCGCGCGGGGCACGAGTTGCAGGCCGGCCGGTGCGTAGCCGCAGATCGCGGACGCGACGGTGCCCGCGTCGTTGTTGTTGGCCTGCTCCTCCTGGTAGGAGTCGACGGTGACCGAGCGCAGGTCGCTGGAGGGGGTCAGGCTGTCGAGGATCATGCCCGGCGCCTGGTGCTGGAAGTACCAGAACGGGCCGGCCGCGGCACCGCCGACGCTGATCACCTTCTTGCCGGCCGGGCAGGTGACGGCGGTCCGCACGCCCCGCGCCCCGGTGTTGGTGGAGTTGACGGCGGAGGTGTAGGCCAGGCCGAGTTCGGGCCGGTTCGGGCCGCAGACGGCCCAGGAGTAGACGGTCCAGCTGCCGGTGTAGCCGCCGACGGCTTCGTGGGCGCTGGCGAAGAAGTGTGTACGGTCGCCACGGCTGTCGAGCTCGTAGAGGATCACGGCGTGGCCGCCGCCGACGATGTCGCCGCCACCGCCGTAGACGACGGTGCCGGCCGGGCAGGTGGCCACGGCCGTCTTGGAGAAGCCGGAGTCGGTCGTGCTCTGCCCGGGCACGAGGCGCAGGTCGGAGCCGACGGACGCGGATGCCGGGCTGGACAGGGCCAGCTGGCCGGCGGTCAGGGCGGCGGCGCTGGCCAGGGCCAGGCCGATCAGGCGGGGACGGCGGGACGGCTGGGGTGTTCTGGTGTCGTTCACGGTGTTCGTCTCCTCGTGTCACCGGCATGCGCGGGCCGCGCCTGCCTCTCGCAGAACAGGCGTGAGGAAACGGCTCACAGGCGGTGAGGTCACAACTCCCAGCGAAGCGGGGTGGCCGGGCGGTAGGAGCAGGCCCGGCCGGTGGTCACCGACGCGTGCAAGTGGGCGCCGAGCTCAGGATGCGTACGGTCGATGCGGCGCAGCGCGTCGCGGATACGGGCGGTGACCGTGCTGCGGGCCCGCTCGCCGGTGTCCCCGAGGCGCCGGACGCGGCCGCCGAGCCCATATGCCCGGGCCAGTTCGTCGATCAGCGCGGCCCGTTCGGCGGCGTAGCGGTCGAGGCGTCCGGTGTCGTTGTCGTCCTCGGCCTCGGCGATCTGTTCGTCGAGGTCGGCGAGGCGCCTCTTGTACGCGGCGCGGGCCTGCTGGTCGATCACCTCGTCACCGCCGAGCTGCTGCGCGGGCGCGTCCACGCCAGCCAGCAGACGTGATGCGGGAATCTCCTGCCCGGGCACGGCCAGCAACGCGGCCAGGTCGCGCAGGCCCTTGGCGTCACGCAGCTGCACGGTCCGGTCGGCATAGCGCAGTGTCCACACCTCGCCGTCGCGGCGGAACACCGCCGTCGCACCGGGCACTGCCGGCGGCGCGGCCGCGTCGACCGTGGTGTCCCGGTTCAGGGTTCGCACGGTCTCGTCGTGCAGTGCTCGCAGGCCGAGCGCGTCGGCGGCCGTGGCCGCCTCGGCGAGAAGCGTCTGCGCGCGGGCGCGGTCCCCGGGCCCGCCACGGCGCAGCAGGGCGGCGCCGAGGTGGGCGCGGACGCGCGCGGTGAGGGGGCGGGCCGCCAGCCGTTCGGTGAGCGCCAGCGCGTCGTCGAGGTGCCCGATCGCCCGGTCCCACTGCTGTTGAGCGACGGCGGCCTGCCCGAGGTAGAGCGAGACCGGCCCGAGGACGCTGACCACGCCGCCGAGGACCACCATCTGCCGCGCGTAGGGCAGCAGCCGCTCGTAGTAGGCGGCGCAGCGTTCGGCCAGCCCGGTCGCGGCCGCGAGTTCGACGTCGAACGCGGCGCCGGCCAGGGTCTGCTCCCCGGCAGGCGACTGCTCAGTCTGCAGGGGCAGGGCCCGCAGGATTTCCGCAGCGGCCATCCGGTCACCGGTGCCGAGCGCCGCCATCGCGTGCAACAGCGGGGTGAGTTCCGGGCACACGGCCCGGTCGCCCAGCTCGGCCTGGACCTCGGTGGCGCCGGCCCACCCGACCCGGTTCAGGGCGGCCATCAGCCGCTGGCTGGCGTGCACCCCGGCACCGGCCGA
Protein-coding regions in this window:
- a CDS encoding MarR family winged helix-turn-helix transcriptional regulator; translation: MYRRRDTRRDQLIAEITNDLRRYAADAQHVGHAFAGLHGLGPTDLQALIAVMDAELQNAPITPGRLGEQLSLSSSSVTALIDRLERAGHIRRDRDTADRRKVLLHYGEQGAAIAMEFFRPLGQRTDAVMADFTDDELETVHRFMAAMSTSLRQHRDAVRAETPRRGDA
- a CDS encoding MMPL family transporter translates to MSLFTHVARGRLAAWLTVVAAIILGAAVFGLPQPSNPAPVSSTGLSAQWQSTQVERLQKQLPSRDVQPALVVAERADGRPLTPADREALAAKSGALSRFAVSGQVAPPQLSPDGTVALIAVPLSTAGGQQQVSDTIGQLRAALGDTAAGLTVQVTGGPAFTADLSKVFEGADVTLLAVTAGVVALLLLLTYRSPFLWIVPLLVVAATEQLTLRAVDTIVPALGINLQEGAVTGIASVLVFGAATDYALLLIARYREELRRVPDRFVAMRAALRRTAEPILASGFTVVLGVLTLLLSEQENNRALAVACATGVLFAMLSALLVLPAALLIFGRGLFWPFIPRVGSAAREGRLWGRLGAFVVRRPVPVATLATLLLAGLALGGLGIRTGLSETEQFRVEPEAVAGARTLAKAFPAGTTQPVAVLTNPSAAGAVARAAAAVPGVASARPGSSATAVAQVDVVLEAEPGTAASDRAVDALRDAVAAVPASAPPAVDGAAPLRGAVVGGSVAATYDTAEANEKDLRLILPIILLLVAAVLVLLLRGLLAPALLVLTVIASFFASLGAAWLLFDHVLGFPALDSGVILLAFVFLVALGVDYNIFLVTRAREDARRTGTRDGMLSALRVTGGVITSAGVLLAAVFAVLGVLPLIVLTQIGVIVCIGVLLDTLLVRTVLVPALAFLLGDRFWWPNRLRPHAHAQNPAAPEPVLSRRS